From Montipora foliosa isolate CH-2021 chromosome 6, ASM3666993v2, whole genome shotgun sequence, a single genomic window includes:
- the LOC138007535 gene encoding uncharacterized protein isoform X1, translating into MSPLVFIGEGIGKLAVIAIDRDPLASVSGISGFTEDRTGSITRCNHCPSVDHSDLVSSSSVDVGGPSCSPTMLPSATDAANQPSIAAPPTQQVKVNGMQVVRDSLRARGVPEKASTVILKSWRGSTQKQYQVYLQKRYHFCSKRGFDPCSVPPMKALDFSAELFEQGLGYSTLNTARSALSQVLPPEAGVSFGDLPLIRQFMKGVFQEKPSLPRYTVTWDPALLLNFLKSQSPIEKLYLKMLTFKTVTLLTLLSVQRIQTIHLLDLRNVDLSESIVKISVGDKTRPGQVITFMSLSFQPTPLTKTFVQFLLFRSICRGQSLFGVRLPTYLSVL; encoded by the coding sequence GGTTTTACAGAAGACCGAACAGGATCAATCACGCGGTGTAATCATTGTCCCAGTGTGGACCACTCAGATTTGGTTTCCTCGTCTTCTGTGGATGTTGGTGGACCATCCTGTTCTCCTACCATGTTACCCTCAGCTACTGACGCTGCCAACCAACCTTCAATTGCGGCACCCCCAACACAACAAGTTAAAGTCAATGGCATGCAAGTTGTCCGGGATTCATTGCGAGCAAGAGGAGTTCCGGAGAAAGCTTCAACTGTTATTCTCAAGTCCTGGAGGGGATCCACTCAAAAACAATATCAGGTCTATCTTCAGAAGCGGTACCATTTTTGCAGTAAAAGGGGTTTCGATCCCTGCTCAGTTCCTCCCATGAAGGCTCTGGATTTTTCAGCTGAGTTGTTTGAACAGGGTCTAGGCTATAGTACTCTAAATACGGCCAGATCTGCATTGTCACAAGTCTTGCCTCCTGAAGCTGGAGTCTCCTTTGGAGATCTGCCCCTCATTAGACAATTTATGAAAGGGGTCTTTCAAGAGAAGCCTTCTCTTCCACGATATACTGTTACGTGGGACCCAGCCTTGCTGCTGAACTTCCTAAAAAGTCAATCTCCAATTGAAAAACTATACCTTAAAATGTTGACTTTTAAAACAGTTACTTTGTTAACCCTCCTTTCTGTTCAGAGGATACAAACTATTCATCTATTAGATCTTCGCAATGTGGATTTAAGTGAGTCTATCGTTAAAATTTCTGTTGGAGATAAGACCAGACCAGGCCAGGTTATCACCTTCATGAGCTTGAGTTTCCAGCCTACTCCCCTGACAAAAACCTTTGTCCAGTTTTTACTGTTCAGGAGTATTTGTCGCGGACAAAGCCTCTTCGGGGTAAGGTTACCAACTTATTTATCAGTTTTGTGA
- the LOC138007535 gene encoding uncharacterized protein isoform X2, translating to MFKEVNSTRLWSGFTEDRTGSITRCNHCPSVDHSDLVSSSSVDVGGPSCSPTMLPSATDAANQPSIAAPPTQQVKVNGMQVVRDSLRARGVPEKASTVILKSWRGSTQKQYQVYLQKRYHFCSKRGFDPCSVPPMKALDFSAELFEQGLGYSTLNTARSALSQVLPPEAGVSFGDLPLIRQFMKGVFQEKPSLPRYTVTWDPALLLNFLKSQSPIEKLYLKMLTFKTVTLLTLLSVQRIQTIHLLDLRNVDLSESIVKISVGDKTRPGQVITFMSLSFQPTPLTKTFVQFLLFRSICRGQSLFGVRLPTYLSVL from the coding sequence GGTTTTACAGAAGACCGAACAGGATCAATCACGCGGTGTAATCATTGTCCCAGTGTGGACCACTCAGATTTGGTTTCCTCGTCTTCTGTGGATGTTGGTGGACCATCCTGTTCTCCTACCATGTTACCCTCAGCTACTGACGCTGCCAACCAACCTTCAATTGCGGCACCCCCAACACAACAAGTTAAAGTCAATGGCATGCAAGTTGTCCGGGATTCATTGCGAGCAAGAGGAGTTCCGGAGAAAGCTTCAACTGTTATTCTCAAGTCCTGGAGGGGATCCACTCAAAAACAATATCAGGTCTATCTTCAGAAGCGGTACCATTTTTGCAGTAAAAGGGGTTTCGATCCCTGCTCAGTTCCTCCCATGAAGGCTCTGGATTTTTCAGCTGAGTTGTTTGAACAGGGTCTAGGCTATAGTACTCTAAATACGGCCAGATCTGCATTGTCACAAGTCTTGCCTCCTGAAGCTGGAGTCTCCTTTGGAGATCTGCCCCTCATTAGACAATTTATGAAAGGGGTCTTTCAAGAGAAGCCTTCTCTTCCACGATATACTGTTACGTGGGACCCAGCCTTGCTGCTGAACTTCCTAAAAAGTCAATCTCCAATTGAAAAACTATACCTTAAAATGTTGACTTTTAAAACAGTTACTTTGTTAACCCTCCTTTCTGTTCAGAGGATACAAACTATTCATCTATTAGATCTTCGCAATGTGGATTTAAGTGAGTCTATCGTTAAAATTTCTGTTGGAGATAAGACCAGACCAGGCCAGGTTATCACCTTCATGAGCTTGAGTTTCCAGCCTACTCCCCTGACAAAAACCTTTGTCCAGTTTTTACTGTTCAGGAGTATTTGTCGCGGACAAAGCCTCTTCGGGGTAAGGTTACCAACTTATTTATCAGTTTTGTGA
- the LOC138004910 gene encoding uncharacterized protein, producing the protein MTDSSLQKVGNGAAPNNGESAIVAAISSMSELLVSSITSMKSTMAESLGQMKDTIDQLVIEEGPSEENDEQLQIAAKTDEQPTEQSDKNQQSGSAESDNGAKKPTSDESTEQSINILINQDSVSQRDACGKIELLSGIANDLKLDQKKAPAVNEQIAKIVQGLLREKLTEEVLTATQNRYSLPENCECLTSTKVNHLIWDKLKSDTRSADIKLQRVQSNLVKGLVPIVSVIEKLVKARDKIPKDALDVPELIRAATDAIALVGAANFELNMRRRDNIKPELNEDYKHLCSSSVPFTEFLFGNDADLSKQLKDIAEATKVSKKLNPKVDGHKSNGYRGYKHAKSKGFGYKYSSRGQGTPAIKNVNWKRPGPPYTKKDEGRRPNK; encoded by the coding sequence ATGACAGATTCTTCGCTTCAAAAAGTTGGAAATGGCGCGGCGCCAAACAACGGCGAGTCTGCCATCGTTGCGGCGATCAGCTCAATGAGTGAGCTTCTGGTATCTTCCATTACCTCAATGAAGTCTACAATGGCTGAATCCTTAGGTCAGATGAAGGACACCATTGACCAACTCGTAATCGAGGAAGGTCCTTCAGAGGAAAACGATGAGCAGCTAcaaatagctgccaaaacggACGAACAACCCACTGAGCAGTCGGACAAAAACCAGCAATCTGGGTCCGCTGAGTCAGATAATGGAGCTAAAAAGCCCACAAGTGACGAATCAACTGAGCAGAGCATTAACATTCTGATAAATCAGGACTCTGTATCTCAACGGGATGCCTGTGGCAAAATTGAGCTACTGTCAGGCATTGCGAACGATCTCAAACTTGACCAAAAGAAGGCTCCCGCTGTAAACGAGCAGATAGCCAAAATTGTGCAGGGCTTACTGAGAGAAAAGCTTACGGAAGAAGTTTTGACGGCGACACAGAATCGCTACAGCCTGCCAGAAAATTGTGAATGCCTCACAAGCACGAAGGTCAATCATCTTATCTGGGATAAATTAAAATCAGACACGAGGTCTGCTGATATCAAGTTGCAGCGAGTGCAATCTAATCTTGTTAAAGGGCTCGTCCCTATAGTTTCTGTTATTGAGAAACTTGTGAAGGCACGGGATAAAATTCCTAAAGATGCCTTGGATGTCCCAGAATTAATAAGAGCAGCCACTGATGCCATTGCTCTGGTAGGTGCTGCTAACTTCGAGTTGAATATGCGGCGCAGGGATAACATCAAGCCCGAGCTAAATGAAGACTACAAACACTTGTGCTCCAGCTCGGTACCCTTCACAGAATTCTTGTTTGGCAATGATGCCGACTTATCTAAACAACTGAAAGATATCGCAGAAGCGACCAAAGTTAGCAAAAAGCTAAACCCAAAAGTGGACGGCCACAAAAGCAATGGATACAGGGGATACAAGCACGCAAAGTCCAAAGGCTTTGGCTACAAGTATTCCTCACGTGGTCAAGGCACTCCGGCCATTAAAAATGTAAACTGGAAAAGGCCCGGCCCCCCATACACCAAGAAGGACGAGGGGAGGAGGCCAAACAAGTAG
- the LOC138004911 gene encoding cylicin-2-like gives MMENKKRKRGEKDDDDEEIENKPEEEAFDKKKKTKRGKKDDGEEMENEPEEEAFDKKKKTKRGKKDDGEEIENEPEEEAFDKKKKTKRGKKDDGEETENEPEEEAFDKKKKTKRGKKDDGEEIEDEPEEEAFDKKKKTKRGKKDDGEEIENEPEEEAFDKKKKTKRGKKDDGEEIENEPEEEAFDKKKKTKRGKKDDGEEIENEPEEEAFDKKKKTKRGKKDDGEETENEPEEEAFDKKKKTKRGKKDDGEEIEDEPEEEEEFDEEPDQEGDNDDDDNDDQVVVVSFVSCIKGAHTYQCSPPTGEMCRCFPEPLNPHSPNTIVVKREESEMTVGHVPERPEPLAKILYEPLRDHQIVLTAHVTGPIEPAPGPMFALGGGLVVPCVYEIEADKEFLGQPWLADLRKCVKIIS, from the exons ATGATGGAGAACAAGAAGAGAAAGAGAGGGGAaaaggatgatgatgacgaggaGATAGAGAACAAGCCCGAGGAGGAGGCGTTtgacaagaaaaagaagacaaagagaGGGAAGAAAGATGATGGAGAGGAGATGGAGAACGAGCCCGAGGAGGAGGCGTTtgacaagaaaaagaagacaaagagaGGGAAGAAAGATGATGGAGAGGAGATAGAGAACGAGCCCGAGGAGGAGGCGTTtgacaagaaaaagaagacaaagagaGGGAAGAAAGATGATGGAGAGGAGACAGAGAACGAGCCCGAGGAGGAGGCgtttgacaagaaaaaaaagacaaagagagGGAAGAAAGATGATGGAGAGGAGATAGAGGACGAGCCCGAGGAGGAGGCGTTtgacaagaaaaagaagacaaagagaGGGAAGAAAGATGATGGAGAGGAGATAGAGAACGAGCCCGAGGAGGAGGCGTTtgacaagaaaaagaagacaaagagaGGGAAGAAAGATGATGGAGAGGAGATAGAGAACGAGCCCGAGGAGGAGGCGTTtgacaagaaaaagaagacaaagagaGGGAAGAAAGATGATGGAGAGGAGATAGAGAACGAGCCCGAGGAGGAGGCGTTtgacaagaaaaagaagacaaagagaGGGAAGAAAGATGATGGAGAGGAGACAGAGAACGAGCCCGAGGAGGAGGCgtttgacaagaaaaaaaagacaaagagagGGAAGAAAGATGATGGAGAGGAGATAGAGGACGAGCCcgaggaggaggaggaatttGATGAAGAGCCCGACCAAGAAGGAGACAACGACGATGATGACAACGACGATCAAG tggtGGTGGTGAGTTTCGTCTCCTGCATCAAGGGAGCTCACACGTATCAGTGTAGCCCTCCCACGGGTGAGATGTGCCGGTGCTTTCCCGAGCCTCTCAATCCTCATTCACCCAACACCATCGTGGTCAAGAGAGAGGAGTCGGAGATGACCGTGGGACACGTGCCGGAGAGGCCGGAGCCGTTGGCCAAGATCCTTTACGAACCTCTGCGGGACCATCAAATCGTGCTGACGGCTCACGTTACTGGGCCCATCGAACCCGCTCCCGGTCCCATGTTTGCGTTGGGAGGAGGTTTGGTCGTCCCCTGCGTCTACGAGATTGAGGCAGACAAGGAGTTTTTGGGCCAACCGTGGTTGGCCGATTTAAGAAAATGTGTCAAAATAATatcataa